tatataatatataataactgaaaacattaacaaagtatttgatatatatgatactttacatgaacgtatttgtttcgatatatttatcgacagaattaagagataatatcaaatgattgaattatcagatacattatgatatgattacgggccaatgttatgaggtccactgtgatttaagaaatctattctttttgacaatattcggaaaatggtaaagtgatctataagtaagaacgtggagtgtaaataacttagatgttggatatcgacaagttaagtaactcgacatttttcattaagatgatttcatacgtttattaaacctttggactttatcccatgcttcaccaacagactgtaatttaaaaacttgaaacctattatgaatatatataattctacttttctaaaatgttttatgatataacgatttaaattaatattaaatatatttatacgcgtattatacgtacatagttttatacttttactatactttaactttacctttactttacttttactttacttttactttactttaactttaataattcactttaataattcatactttaataattcactttaataattcatactttaataattcactttaataattcatactttaataattcacttaaataattcatactttaataattcactttaataattcaaaaatctattataaatagaattcaatatgtttcattatttcatagaaacttcaaaatatatttctctaaactctctcaatcgaattacatatatatatttacttagtattatttcaagatattattagtatacataaaatactacgacggagttatattcagaagatttcaaaataagttttcaaacgggatagagctaaggaaattatgggttatagttatggaggttatgggtattgtttgagggtattgctcgtgaggtcaacctaacgtttatcattttcgttgcgtctacgtactttcctgcaatattgaatcacaatattgatacgtgagcattcatatcttatcttttatatattaatagtgtatccctgactagtgctcgaatatatatgattatgcatgtttgtatgcttagtttcatcgttaaatagtttatgataaatcacgaatttgatacatatgctactgagataaggtatatgatatgcatgtcgttgaaaagctaaagtaaaattaataacttttcatttagaaatcgtgtgggttcgatgaacggattaaaagatatggtcaactgaattattattaattttaatattattattaaaacaattattataattgttatcagttgatattattactaaaattatctttattactaaaattattatcaatattatttaatcaaataaacatgcgtacaaagatatttttaccacacgtaatataattacattaataatacataccactatacttttacgatattaagtgaattttataaattttattacttgagatatataaaagtatatttttatcatatatgaatttaaatataaatttttatttattaataaatgacttgtattatttagtataataagatctgataaatatatttaaatatataaaacgactatatataagttatataataaacatgtatagattttggaagtcattttgggttaagttgacttttgttgacttttgcatgtcggtctcgagcattaggattgtgatacactatgacttgacatatattgttagacagatattgaccaacatataaatatatatacttaatataggttcgtgaatccgagacaaaccctgcacttgttcagtgccgtcatatacataattgctacgaaatacagtattgtgagtttcatttgctccctttttaattgcttttacaatatatatttttgggactgagaatacatgcgttgtttttataaatgttttacgaaataggcacaggtactaaaactaattctacgtgggtttaaaccagaaatatacccttagcttggtaacattaaactacttgtctatgtacggtaggcgcgaatcctaaagatagatctattgggcctgacaaacctcatcctgactatgggatgctttagtacttcgaggttatattaaacacacctgatctggtgtacttcagagggtaaaacatgaacgttaaggcttgttaccgggtgcctacaacttatagaatacttttatacacttgcgagtgtacatatatttataaacagaaatcttgtggtctattactattacgaaaatgattgattatgataaactaatgaactcaccaaccttttggttgacactttaaagcatgtttattctcaggtattaaagaaatcttccgctgtgcattagctcattttaaggatattacttggagtcattcatgacatactttgaaagacgttgcattcgagtcgttgagttcatcaagattaatattaagtcaattatagttggatgtaatatgaaatggtatgcatgccatcaattttagatgtaaagaaagtttgtcttttaaaaacgaatgcaatgtttgtaaaacgtatcatatagaggtcaaatacctcgcgatgtaatcaactattgtgaatcgtttataatatatatgaacgggccctttcagttggtatcagagcggtggtcttagcaaaccaggtcttgcattagtgtgtctaactgatagttgttaagatgcattagtgagtctggacttcgaccgtgtctgcatgtcaaaagttttgcttatcatttttagtcgaaaatcatctacttaccatccttaggaaattacctgcttatcattcttaagtctagatgcgttttcctacatttattgcatatttTGCTTATCATCTTTTATCTTTAGCTATTTACATATTTTGCTTAACTTTGTCCTTGATTGATTCTATGAATCTCATATTGACACTGATGAAGTTTATATATGTTCTAGGATTAGTAATTCCACAATCCAACATAAATAAATTATGATTTGTTAAATGCTGCTTGATAGTTTTATTCATATTGCTGTACAAAACCGTTATTGTCAAACTACTGCTTATATAATTTGATATTAGGTGTTGTTTTTACATTGTTAGGGCCAATTCCACTTGACGCTCAGGATGTTTAAATTGTTAGCTCACATGTTTAAGCTTTTATCTTCAGTTGACTTTATATTATTTGTCTCATTTCATGATTTTTAGTTTAATATTTCAGTCCGACTTTATATTATTTCTCATTTCTCGTATACTGGCTGTACAATTTTCTTTCTGTCAACTTAACTTGGATGTTAGACAAGTTTATTACCATCTTTTCATCAATATATGATCGTGTATGTTATCCATTAGCTTATCATTTAATGACGTTTAATTAAAATAgactctgtgtgtgtgtgtgtgtgtgtgcagctGCTTGCTTGTTTATGCTATTAAAGATTTAAACTCTTTGTCATCATCAGTTCAGTCTGTATTCCTTTTGTTAAATTTCATATCTGATTGTTATATTTGGTGGTAATTACTTAGGTGAGGCCCGTTGGTCAGAGAAACCAAGTTGAAGTCTCGATCGCTCTTAGAAAATACAAATTGTCTGGCCCACTTGATTATGCTCCGGATGGCAATATGCATCCTCGAGTATGTTAACGAAGTATATGAGGTAAGTCTAATTTCTCATTGTGCCTTCTGTTAAAGAAAGATTCACATGATGATTAAATTTTGAGTTCATTTGTCTTGGTGCATTGCAATCACTGTTACAAGTAGCCAGTAGCCATTCCCCTGCATTGCCTACACGAAAATAACATTTTATGTCCAAATGTTCTTCAGATAGCTTAAATCTCTGACTCCTAAGATCAGCCTCGCCACGGCTAGTCTCCAATGATGTTGCTTAGTTTAAAATTATGTCCTTTGGAATTTTTACCTGGCGGGCTCGCTGCAATTAATGACGTACGTCTGGTGACAAACACGTCAACCAATGTGCATAACGTACAAATCACATAACATATGCTTTTATCTATTAAAGAGGTAAACTTTTGTTATCATCAATTCAGTCTGTATTGCTTGTGTTACATTTCATAtccaattgttataaataaatgcATTACTTAGGTGAGGCCCGTTGGTCAAAGAAACCAAGGAGAAGGCTCGATCGCTATTAGACAATACAAAATGACCGGCCCACTTGATTATGAGGTAAGTTTAATTTCTCATTGTGCTTTCTATTAAAGATTCACATGATTAAATTTTGAGTTCATTCATTTCCCTGAAATGAAAATCTAAGACCACCCCTCCTGGCACACGGCACCCTACACGAAAATAACATCTTATGTCAATTCCAATCACTTGGGCTATTTAATAGAACAAAATTGGTCAGGCTGTACCATATAGAACACTCTGTACTATATAGAAAACTGCCATGATTTTCAAAAGTTGAGATACTAGCTAGATGATGAGTCATGTAATAAAAAACAGAGAATTAAGGTTACTATCAGTTTAGTAGAAAGACATAATCTTTAGCCTACATAGACATATAAAGTTTAGTCAACAACCATACTTTACAAAAAATCCATAACTAACTCAAAGATCAAATCCATAAAGAAATTTGGAAGAATAAACCAAATTAAAGAACAGCCTCGCAACGGCTAGTCCCCAATGATGTTGCATAGGTTAAAATTATGCTTTATGGAATTTATACTTGGCTGACTCATCAAAGCGCCGCTTTGAAGAAAGCAAGCGGCGGTTTCGTCACAGCATGCGCCACCTTCTCCAATAGAACATAGTGCTTGGCTTCAAACATTTCCAGAAATCACAACAACAACGCGACGTTTTCCTTAGCGCTTTCACATGCACACCCCCTTTTTTCTTAGAAAAGCGGCGCCTTCTATTCTCCCTTGAAACCTTTGACAATATTTTCAAGTGGCGCTTCTGATTAAAGCAGCTCAGCTCAGCTCTTCTGATCTGATTGCTGATTGCTGAAACACCAATTAAAATTTTCATCCAATTAATGACATACGTCTGGTGACAAACACATCAACCAATGCGCATAACGTACATAACATATGCTTTTTAATGGCGTTTTACATAAAAAAATATCACAAGGAACAATACCTGAAAATGTGCGATTTGGCTTTTATCTTACGCTACACTATGACGTGGCGTAACGGTTTATTGCCTCTAAGAGGCATGTCCTTCGCCTCCGACAAGAGGCATGTCCTCCGCCTTTGACATAGGGCACGTCCTCCGCCTCGGACATGGGGCATGTCATCTTCCTCGGACATGGGGCATGTCCTCCATTCGGACATTCGGAATGTCCTCCGCCTCGGACATGGGGCATGTCTTCCGCCTTGGACATGGGCATGTCTTTCGCCTCGGACATGGGCATGTCTTCCGCCTCGGACGTGGGGCATGTCTTCCGCCTCGGACGTGGGGCATGTCTTCCAGTACGAAAAAATATATGGTGGGATCGTGCTCTCTGAAATATCTCGATAcgctgtgtgacgacccggaaattttcgaccaaatttaaacctaattcttatatgatttcgacaagataagcaaagtctgtaatattgattctcacaATTTTTGAACtaatcagttaacctttgactattgaccgacgattcacgaacatctatttgtaaatagatatatatatctaaattggaatattaattattcataaataacttgcaatatgTATTTAAAAacggatttatgtatattaaataaagatatatatatatatatatatatatatatatatatatatatatatatatatatatataatttcaaattatttagtaaacgatagtaacattcgtttcttgattcgattgatatttagataagttaactaaaatgtttaagatgaacaaggaaaacactaatttgctacagtgttttcgaaaatcactatttgatacagtaaaaacgactttgctacagtaaaatactatttggtacagtaaatactatttgctacagtgaatactatttgctacagtaaatactatttgctgcagtaaaaaaatatgtcgacaaacaagaaaacaaaacatattgggtgcgtaccagctggccatgcgatcgcatggcaaatgggcatgaaacccatgcgatcgcatggggatcaatcgcagcaaacatctataaaactcgcacatttctgcttcgacacacacacacataaattaattactctgtattatatttatatttatattattattattatcagtagtattaatattattattattattattagtattatacataaaatactacgacgaagtactgctcaaatgatttcaaaccgagttttcacATGAGTcaaggctaaggaaattatgggttattgctaaggaggttatgggtaatgttcgtgggtatcgaTCATGAGtcaaaactagtatttatcatctccgttgcgtctacgtactttcctgcaatattgaatcacaatattgatacgtgagcattcatatcttatcttttatatattaatagtgtatccctgactagtgctcgagtatatatatgattatgcatgcttgtatacttaatttcgtcgttaaatagtttatgataaatcacgaatctgatacatatgctactaagataaggtatatgatatgcatgtcattggaaagctggcgaaaaattaataacttttcatttgaaaatcttgtggttttgatgaacggattaaaagatatggtcaactgaattatcattaattttaatattattattaaaacggttattataattgttatcatttgattgatgttattgctaaaattatatttattactaaaaattaatatttttatcaaaactatcattttattatttttatcattattattattattattaaaagtaccgttattattaaaatcatcatgattagaattatcattttatcataattaatattatcattggtaaatataaatattgttattattattattagtggaataataataataataattattattacaaaataatacaacttttactcattatgattattatcaatattattttatcaaataaatatgtgatacaaatatatttttaccacacgtaatataattacattaataatacataccactatatttttatgatattaagcgaactttataaactttaatataaatttttattaataaatgacttgtattatttactctaataaaatctgataaatatatttaaatatataaaacgactatatttaagttataaacatgtatagatttaaagatcatattgggtcaggttgacttttgagatgacttttgttaacttttgcatgtcggtctcgagcattaggattgtgatacactatgacccgacctagcttgttagatatttattgaccaacatatacttaatataggttcgtgaatccgaggccaaccttgcacttgttcagtgtcgtcatatgcgtaattactacaaaatacagtatcgtgagtttcatttgctccctttttaattgcttttgcaaaatatatttttgggctgagaatacatgcaatgttttataactgtttgacgttatggacacaagtactaaaacttattctacgtgggtttgaatcaaaaatcccctagcttggtaactttaactatttggtttatgaactggtaggcgcgaatcctaaaggtagatctatcgggttttacacccccacccagatgttgttctagtcaatgTCTCtacaaactagaagaacgggtgtttagtacttcgaggttaacggaacgcacttgattcggtgcacatattattataactcaggggtcatCACTATtatttgttaaggctagttaccgggtgcccacaacttatagaatgcttttatacacttgcgagtgtatggttatttgtaaactaaaatcttgtggtccacctttatatacaaattatgcgaaatattaaaacttatgaactcaccaaccttttggttgacacttttaagcatgtttattctcaggtatgaaagaaatcttccgctgtgcatttgctcattttaaagacattatttggagtcgttcgtcagtacctcgcactgggaccagatgttgatgtattcgtccatatggattaggacgggtcactacacgctGCATGCCAGAGGTTATTTGATTCCACTTTTTTGTTACATTACATACGTAGTAGTTAGTATCTTTTATCTCTAGCTATTTACATATTTTGCTTAATTTTGTCCGTGATTGATTCTATGAATCTCATATTGACACTGATGAAGATTATATATGTTCTAGGATTAGTAATATCCAGTGTTGTAAATCTTCCGAGATCtcttttttagaaggcaaccgagacgagatgttaatctcccgagatttctcggtcaacggggtcaaacttagtcaaagccacaatttctcagattttcttgctaatttgtaagattttcttgtaaaattcgtaatttgtaagattttttcgatcatttctcggatatttttgtaaaatctcgtaaaaacgtatataaaaaatacatatatttatgtttttatgtatatttttatgaaaaaaactataaagtcaacgtaagtcaacgtccgagatctccccgagattattccgagatgccgagatctccctaaaaaggtccaaacgagatctccccgagatccgagttctccaaccttggtaATATCACAATCCAACATAAATAAATTATGATATGTTAACTACTGTTAGAGTTTTTTGAGATAAGTTAACAATAACCAATAAGATTGTtggagtattatattatattatatttgggaTGATTACTTAGACTGCTTAAATATTTTGATATTAGCTGTTGTTTTTACATAGTGTATATATGTACCTGGTCCATTTTCCCGATTTTGGGCCAATTCTACTTGACGCTCAGGATGTTCAAATTGTTAGCTCACATGTTTAAGCTTTTATCTTCAGTTGACTTTTTTCATTTCATGATTTTTAGTATAAGATTTCAGTCTGACTTTATTTTATTTGTTTCATTTCTCGTATACTGACTGTACATATTTCTTTCTGTCAACTTAACTTGGATGTTAGACAAGTTTATTACCATCTTTTCATTAATATATGATTGTGTATGTGATCCATTAGCTTATCATTTAATGATGTTTAATTAAATAGACTCTTTGTGTGTGTGCAGCTGCTTGCTTGTTTATGCTattaaagatttaaactttttGTCATCATCAATTCAGTCTGTATTCCTTGTGTTAAATTTCATATCTGATTGTTATGAATGCATTGCTTATATTTGGTGGTAATTACTTAGGCGAGGCCCATTGGTCAGAGAAACCAAGTTGAAGACTCCATTGCTCTTAGAGAATACAAAATGTCTGGCCCACTTGATTATGATCCGGATGGCAATATGCATCTTCGGCAAGGGCAGCTGCCTAATCAGCCCATAATTTATTTTTTGTTTCTCTCCTCGAGTTTGTTAACGAAGTTTATGAGGTAAGTCTAATTTCTCATCGTGCCTTCTATTAAAGAAAGATTCACATGATTAAATTTTGAGTTCATTTGTGTTGCTGCATTGCAAGTCACTATTACTCACAAGTAGCCGGTAGCCATTCCCCTAAAATGAAAATTTTGTTAATTTGGAATATTATTGATAATTTGATTGTGTCCACATGAATGATCAATACCACATATAAATAGATGACAACTTAACCTAATGGGCTAACACAAGAAACTGGGCCCTTATAGAGATGGGCttacaaaacataaacataataataatgataataatatcggctaacatccccccgcagttggagcgggagctGAGCGAACGCTCAAACTGGTTCGGAACTCATCAAAAAGAACAGTAGGAaggcctttggtgaagatgtcggcATACTGATATCGCGATGGAACATGAAGAACGCGCACATGTCCTTGCGTCACAAGATCCCGCATGAAATGAATATCAATCTCTATGTGTTTCGTGCGCTGGTGCTGAACCGGGTTACCAGACATGTATACTGCACTCACATTATCACAATACACAACAGTGGCAGAAAACAAAGGACAATGAAGCTCGCGAAGTAGATTACGAAGCCAACATGTCTCGGCAACAGCATTAGCATTCCCGCGGTACTCTGCTTCGGCACTGGAGCGAGATGGCGTCAACTGTCGTTTTGAGGACCACGACAGAAGGTTATTACCCAAAAAAACACAATATCCTGAGGTTGAGCGGCGAGTAGTAGGGCAACCAGCCCAGTCAGCATCTGAGTAGGCTGTCAGAGACGTGGTAGATGATGCAAAGAGCTGTAGACCGAGATCAAGTGTACCTTGAATATACCGGAGAATCCGCTTAAGTGCGGAAAAATGCTGCTCTCGTGGGTCATGCA
The window above is part of the Rutidosis leptorrhynchoides isolate AG116_Rl617_1_P2 chromosome 1, CSIRO_AGI_Rlap_v1, whole genome shotgun sequence genome. Proteins encoded here:
- the LOC139842456 gene encoding uncharacterized mitochondrial protein AtMg00810-like is translated as MTDLGPLNYFLGISVTRTSSGMFLSQKKYATEILERADMMGCHPSRTPVETSSKLNTSGPPVANPTLYRSLAEALQYLTFTRPDIAYAVQQICLFMHDPREQHFSALKRILRYIQGTLDLGLQLFASSTTSLTAYSDADWAGCPTTRRSTSGYCVFLGNNLLSWSSKRQLTPSRSSAEAEYRGNANAVAETCWLRNLLRELHCPLFSATVVYCDNVSAVYMSGNPVQHQRTKHIEIDIHFMRDLVTQGHVRVLHVPSRYQYADIFTKGLPTVLFDEFRTSLSGNGYRLLVSNSDLQCSNTNELKI